The Clostridium bornimense genome includes a region encoding these proteins:
- a CDS encoding GNAT family N-acetyltransferase, with protein MERLKLQRINKELVDKCVDLYIETFSKEPWNDVYESREQVVKLFNNHLNNNYFVGYVAMLDEKVVALSIGMKKPWIEGFEYYIDEFCVSYEMQGKGIGSWFIKAIEEDIKHREMDGMILNTEKDYPSRKFYEKNGFKMLGDLVVLGK; from the coding sequence GTGGAAAGATTAAAATTACAAAGAATAAATAAGGAACTCGTTGATAAATGTGTAGATTTATATATAGAAACCTTTTCTAAGGAACCTTGGAATGATGTTTACGAATCTAGAGAGCAAGTAGTTAAATTATTTAATAATCATTTAAATAATAATTATTTTGTAGGTTATGTAGCTATGTTAGATGAGAAAGTAGTAGCTTTAAGTATTGGTATGAAGAAACCTTGGATAGAAGGATTTGAGTATTACATAGATGAATTCTGCGTCAGCTATGAAATGCAAGGTAAAGGTATAGGAAGTTGGTTTATAAAAGCAATAGAGGAAGACATTAAACATAGAGAAATGGATGGAATGATATTAAATACTGAAAAAGATTATCCATCTAGGAAGTTTTACGAGAAAAATGGTTTTAAGATGCTTGGAGATTTAGTTGTTCTTGGAAAATAA
- a CDS encoding GNAT family N-acetyltransferase, with the protein MMITIRKANKEDAKKLKEVSDKAFLSDYVKYGECPGYGQTIEKICTTIVDPKRDVFAILCDGEVVGKISVVKENRERNYLGCLCIIPEYENLGIGQKAMRYIENYYKCIKSWYLVTPADKLRNHYFYKKCGYSITGKQMDGKVEVVTFEKIIK; encoded by the coding sequence ATGATGATTACAATAAGAAAAGCTAATAAAGAAGATGCAAAGAAATTAAAAGAAGTTTCTGATAAAGCATTTTTATCCGATTATGTAAAATATGGAGAATGCCCAGGGTATGGACAAACCATTGAGAAAATTTGTACAACAATAGTTGATCCGAAAAGAGATGTATTTGCAATTTTATGTGATGGTGAAGTAGTCGGTAAGATTAGTGTAGTGAAAGAAAATAGAGAAAGAAATTATTTAGGATGTCTTTGTATAATTCCAGAATACGAAAATCTAGGGATAGGTCAGAAAGCTATGCGATATATAGAAAACTACTACAAATGTATTAAAAGTTGGTATTTGGTAACGCCAGCAGATAAATTAAGAAATCATTATTTTTATAAAAAATGTGGTTATAGTATTACTGGTAAACAAATGGATGGCAAAGTTGAAGTTGTAACATTTGAAAAAATAATAAAATAG
- a CDS encoding inorganic pyrophosphatase produces MIGDTVTVIVDRELGTYHPKHRDIYYPINYGYIEGIIAPDGEEQDAYILGVTEPVQQFTGEVIAIIHRKNDIEDKWVVAPKGMKFTVDEIKNQVYFQEKYFDFEIII; encoded by the coding sequence ATGATTGGTGATACCGTTACAGTGATAGTTGATAGAGAACTTGGAACATATCATCCAAAACATCGTGATATTTATTATCCTATTAATTATGGGTATATTGAAGGTATAATCGCACCAGATGGTGAGGAACAAGATGCATATATTTTAGGAGTAACAGAACCAGTACAACAATTTACAGGAGAAGTAATCGCTATTATTCATAGGAAAAATGATATCGAAGATAAGTGGGTAGTAGCTCCGAAAGGCATGAAATTTACAGTTGATGAAATAAAAAATCAAGTGTATTTTCAGGAAAAATATTTTGATTTTGAAATTATTATATAG